Proteins encoded by one window of Primulina huaijiensis isolate GDHJ02 chromosome 1, ASM1229523v2, whole genome shotgun sequence:
- the LOC140976404 gene encoding uncharacterized protein — protein MDAKIEQLVSMGFLNDSAAEALASTAGDVVKATDWLLQTQNPLPFSSTPPVIQPKINRFFHFHSKKDQNPPKSQQETEEDESTRLLIHREKRRKLSDDQENIQKPPLEALAFPLPNAPLSERMRPRVLDEVVGQDHLLGRDSLLRAAIECDRLPYIILWGPPGTGKTSIAKAIVSSCGSSFYRFVSLSAVTCGVKDVRDTVDEARKLKQKANKRTVLFLDEVHRFNKAQQDSFLPVIEDGSIVFIGATTENPSFHLITPLLSRCRVLTLHPLKPCDLAMLLNRAVSDMDRGLAMNLKGMVKIEVNEEAIEFLSLHCDGDARVALNALEISATTATARFKKSNLDKESNIVVAVNDVKESLQSKHLAYDRAGEEHYNLISALHKSMRGSDADASIYWLVRMLKGGEEPLYIARRLIRFACEDVGLADPQALTQAVSCYQGCHFIGMPECNVILGQCVSYLALAPKSISVYRAIEAAQKVVTESVGQNERVPLHLRNAPTKLMQNLGYGKDYIYPPDNSNSSSQTYLPASLQGYKFLYWP, from the coding sequence ATGGATGCTAAAATTGAGCAGCTAGTAAGCATGGGTTTCTTAAATGATTCCGCCGCTGAAGCTCTGGCTTCCACCGCTGGCGACGTCGTTAAAGCCACCGATTGGCTTCTCCAAACTCAAAACCCTCTACCATTCAGTTCCACCCCTCCAGTAATCCAACCCAAAATCAATCGATTCTTCCACTTCCACTCCAAGAAGGACCAAAACCCACCGAAATCCCAACAAGAGACTGAGGAAGATGAATCGACCCGTCTGTTGATTCATCGTGAAAAGCGTCGAAAATTGTCAGATGACCAAGAAAATATTCAGAAACCCCCACTAGAAGCATTAGCGTTTCCTCTGCCCAACGCGCCGTTGTCGGAGAGAATGAGGCCGCGCGTGCTCGACGAGGTTGTTGGACAGGACCACCTTCTTGGGAGAGATTCCCTCCTACGCGCCGCCATCGAGTGCGACCGCCTCCCTTATATCATCCTCTGGGGCCCACCCGGCACTGGTAAAACCTCAATTGCCAAAGCCATTGTGAGTTCGTGTGGATCTTCCTTTTACCGATTCGTTTCTCTGTCTGCCGTCACTTGTGGCGTGAAAGATGTTAGAGATACAGTCGATGAGGCCAGAAAGTTGAAACAAAAAGCCAACAAAAGGACGGTTCTTTTCCTTGATGAAGTGCACCGGTTCAACAAGGCGCAACAAGATTCTTTCCTGCCTGTGATTGAGGACGGGAGCATTGTTTTCATCGGTGCCACCACTGAAAACCCTTCCTTCCACTTGATCACACCATTGTTGTCTCGTTGCAGAGTGTTAACCCTTCATCCCTTGAAGCCATGTGATCTAGCAATGCTCCTCAATCGAGCTGTTTCAGACATGGACCGGGGGTTGGCTATGAACTTGAAGGGAATGGTTAAAATTGAAGTGAACGAAGAAGCTATCGAATTTCTGTCGTTGCATTGTGATGGAGATGCAAGGGTGGCATTGAATGCTCTCGAGATTTCAGCCACAACAGCGACCGCACGGTTCAAGAAATCTAATCTAGATAAAGAATCGAATATCGTTGTCGCAGTAAACGACGTCAAAGAATCGTTACAGAGCAAGCATTTGGCCTATGATAGAGCAGGGGAGGAGCATTACAATTTGATCAGTGCCCTGCACAAGTCTATGAGAGGTAGTGATGCTGATGCCTCCATTTATTGGTTGGTTCGAATGTTAAAAGGAGGTGAAGAGCCACTCTACATTGCACGCAGGCTGATTAGATTCGCCTGCGAGGATGTTGGTTTGGCTGATCCACAGGCTTTAACACAAGCCGTTTCTTGTTACCAAGGCTGTCATTTTATTGGGATGCCGGAGTGTAACGTGATACTCGGACAGTGTGTTTCATACTTGGCTTTGGCTCCTAAATCTATATCTGTTTATCGCGCAATCGAAGCTGCGCAGAAGGTTGTAACAGAATCCGTGGGACAGAATGAAAGGGTTCCACTACATTTGAGGAATGCACCAACTAAGCTAATGCAGAATCTTGGATATGGGAAAGATTATATCTATCCTCCGGATAATTCCAACTCTTCATCACAAACGTATTTACCAGCTTCACTTCAAGGTTACAAGTTTCTTTATTGGCCATAG
- the LOC140976411 gene encoding protein-tyrosine-phosphatase IBR5-like isoform X1 — MRKRERENPCGVCGHYHKYEEGEVCGICGHRVASVSDKSAASPVHVSAFPSEILPEFLYLGSYDNAARAELLKIQGISRVLNTVPACQNLYKNSFTYHCLQDNQKLSFDDAIQFLEQCEKDRARVLVHCMLGKNRSPAIVIAFLMKSKGWKLAQSYQWVKERRPSVELNQAVHQQLQEYELEIFGSVENSSNAIPSFSFGFARLHDPPVAAVPIFNNIGGTSIFSRPPFDTPTQEFTFGAGQAQTSISNDSALSTNTNTPAVNDMTMGSS, encoded by the exons ATGAGGAAGAGGGAGAGAGAGAATCCGTGTGGGGTTTGCGGGCATTACCACAAGTACGAGGAGGGGGAGGTGTGTGGCATCTGCGGCCACCGTGTGGCCTCCGTATCCGATAAATCCGCTGCATCTCCCGTCCATGTCAGCGCCTTCCCATCGGAGATCTTGCCCGAGTTCCTCTACTTGGGCAGCTACGACAATGCTGCTCGCGCTGAACTTCTCAAAATTCAGGGCATCTCCCGAGTTCTTAAT ACTGTACCTGCTTGCCAAAATTTGTACAAGAATTCTTTTACCTATCACTGCCTCCAAGACAATCAAAAATTGTCATTTGATGATGCGATTCAGTTTCTAG aacaatgtgaaaaagatagGGCTCGGGTTCTTGTGCACTGTATGTTAGGGAAAAACAG GTCTCCAGCTATAGTAATTGCTTTCTTGATGAAAAGCAAAGGTTGGAAACTTGCCCAGAGCTATCAGTGGGTGAAAGAGCGCAGACCTTCAGTCGAATTGAATCAAG CGGTGCATCAGCAATTACAGGAGTATGAGCTCGAGATTTTTGGTTCGGTGGAGAACAGCAGCAATGCCATTCCAAGCTTCAGCTTTGGCTTTGCAAGGCTTCATGATCCGCCAGTTGCAGCAGTTCCAATTTTCAATAACATTGGTGGGACTTCAATTTTTTCGCGTCCCCCTTTTGACACCCCTACTCAAGAATTTACCTTTGGAGCGGGGCAGGCTCAGACGAGCATCTCAAATGACAGTGCATTGAGCACCAACACAAATACACCTGCTGTCAATGATATGACAATGGGCAGTTCTTGA
- the LOC140976411 gene encoding protein-tyrosine-phosphatase IBR5-like isoform X2: MRKRERENPCGVCGHYHKYEEGEVCGICGHRVASVSDKSAASPVHVSAFPSEILPEFLYLGSYDNAARAELLKIQGISRVLNTVPACQNLYKNSFTYHCLQDNQKLSFDDAIQFLEQCEKDRARVLVHCMLGKNRSPAIVIAFLMKSKGWKLAQSYQWVKERRPSVELNQAITGV; this comes from the exons ATGAGGAAGAGGGAGAGAGAGAATCCGTGTGGGGTTTGCGGGCATTACCACAAGTACGAGGAGGGGGAGGTGTGTGGCATCTGCGGCCACCGTGTGGCCTCCGTATCCGATAAATCCGCTGCATCTCCCGTCCATGTCAGCGCCTTCCCATCGGAGATCTTGCCCGAGTTCCTCTACTTGGGCAGCTACGACAATGCTGCTCGCGCTGAACTTCTCAAAATTCAGGGCATCTCCCGAGTTCTTAAT ACTGTACCTGCTTGCCAAAATTTGTACAAGAATTCTTTTACCTATCACTGCCTCCAAGACAATCAAAAATTGTCATTTGATGATGCGATTCAGTTTCTAG aacaatgtgaaaaagatagGGCTCGGGTTCTTGTGCACTGTATGTTAGGGAAAAACAG GTCTCCAGCTATAGTAATTGCTTTCTTGATGAAAAGCAAAGGTTGGAAACTTGCCCAGAGCTATCAGTGGGTGAAAGAGCGCAGACCTTCAGTCGAATTGAATCAAG CAATTACAGGAGTATGA
- the LOC140976398 gene encoding histone acetyltransferase HAC1-like, with amino-acid sequence MNTQTHHSGQIGQVPNQAGTMLPGMSQQNGNSIPSQMQNPVIQQNLLNTDNPDITRARRFMQEKILGFICQRRQPPHEAPSKKIIDLVKRLEEGLAKNATTMEEYINLETLENRLQVLIKRVPMSNNNQQFSHANSSNSIGTMIPTPGLQQTGNPGLIGTSTMDSSLVANANMIRSPAVNSGSFYPTGNSGGSYGSSDGVLASRYQQPSSAFSVNSGGNNMMTSMGAQRVTSQMIPTPGFNSSSNNDINSNANNQSFVSMESSNNVEAFQPVESSVVSHQIQQKQYISSQNSRMLHNIGGHMGSEIRSTLHQKSYGLSNGPLNGGLGMMGNNMSLMNGPGTTESYLSGTMYGNFIKPMHQQSDQNIRPAMQGDGYEIGAADAAGSGNMYVSVTSVGSMMNNQGLNAVSMQMQSVPKTNSPMMTSQPTMNAVHQMTAMKSQSLDRSDKLNSQSQYSGRENLVHTHQQQFQQPSHQFQRQQLVQHQVQQNQQTQNQLLSKNDTYEQSQQTANTVSEAKSGRATELRGDGLHSQVSDPFRFSDTQTQFQQNTMENQSRATQLLSHPSGPQDVCSSLTQTSDQMQLLHPQQFAANSQSEFANFACGIQSDASFRGQWYSNSQDVSQVSGRLLNDQNVQDEFHHRLTGQDVAQLNNLSSEESIIGQSDASRSVPPNSSNTISRSNNLNRERQFKNQQRWLLFLLHARRCSAPEGKCQEPNCIKVRELLKHMDCCNIYKCPFPRCHVTKILVNHKRLCRDASCPVCIPVSNFVQAQRKACAHSDMNSGLPGSINGSCKSNDTAEIAGKTILKSSLVIAETPEDLHPSIKRMKIEQGSRSLAYENESSAALVSAVDEPPLQKVLHIDQNHDSILLMKSEVSESKLEVSVSNRQLSSQFTEMKQDNVDDADIKRHEGDLFLSNNPTRFVVQEVIKIEKETVQAKPENSSIPSESTTKSGKPKINGVSMTELFTPEQVRRHISGLRQWVGQSKAKAEKNQAMEHSMSENSCQLCAVEKLTFEPPPIYCTPCGARIKRNAMYYTFGAGETRHYFCIPCYNDSRGEAVVVDGTPIPKARMEKKKNDEETEEWWVQCDKCEAWQHQICTLFNGRRNDGGQAEYTCPNCYIIEVEKGERVPLPQSAVLGAKDLPRTILSDHMEQRLFAKLKQERQDRARLQGKCYDEVPGAEALVVRVVSSVDKKLDVKPRFLDIFQEENYPLEFPYKSKVVLLFQKIEGVEVCLFGMYVQEFGSECQQPNHRRVYLSYLDSVKYFRPEVKAVTGEALRTFVYHEILIGYLDYCKKRGFTSCYIWACPPLKGEDYILYCHPEIQKTPKSDKLREWYLAMLRKAKDEKIVAELTNLYDHFFTSTGECRAKVTASRLPYFDGDYWPGAAEDMIYQLQQEDDGRKPHKKGIIKKAITKRALKASGQTDLSGNASKDLLLMHKLGETIFPMKEDFIMVHLQYACSHCCILMVSGNRWVCKQCKSFHLCEKCYDAERKREDRERHPINQKDKHALYPVEISGVPDDTKDKDEILESEFFDTRQAFLSLCQGNHYQYDTLRRAKHSSMMVLYHLHNPTAPAFVTTCNVCHLDIESGQGWRCETCPDYDVCNPCYQKDGGINHPHKLTNHPSNDRDAQNKEARELRVAQLRKMLELLVHASQCRSPHCQYPNCRKVKGLFRHGMLCKTRASGGCVLCKKMWYLLQLHSRACKESECNVPRCRDLREHMRRLQQQSDSRRRAAVMEMMRQRAAEVAGSS; translated from the exons ATGAATACACAAACCCACCATTCAGGGCAAATTGGCCAGGTACCAAACCAAGCTGGCACTATGTTGCCTGGGATGTCACAACAAAATGGGAATTCGATACCCAGTCAGATGCAAAATCCTGTTATCCAGCAAAATCTCTTGAATACAGACAACCCTGATATCACGAGAGCACGCAGATTTATGCAAGAAAAAAT CTTGGGATTTATTTGTCAGCGGCGTCAGCCGCCTCATGAGGCACCCTCTaagaaaattattgatttaGTGAAACGCTTAGAAGAGGGTTTGGCAAAGAATGCTACCACAATG GAGGAGTATATTAACCTGGAAACTTTGGAAAATCGTTTGCAAGTTTTGATTAAACGCGTACCTATGAGCAATAACAATCAGCAGTTTTCGCATGCTAATTCTTCCAATTCTATTGGTACTATGATACCAACACCTGGATTGCAACAAACTGGGAACCCTGGCTTGATTGGAACTTCCACCATGGATAGCTCTCTCGTAGCCAACGCTAACATGATTAGATCTCCCGCTGTTAATTCTGGAAGCTTCTATCCTACTGGGAATTCTGGTGGTTCCTATGGTTCATCTGATG GAGTTTTGGCTAGTAGATACCAACAACCATCTTCTGCCTTCTCTGTGAATTCCGGGGGCAATAACATGATGACATCCATGGGTGCACAAAGAGTGACGAGTCAAATGATTCCCACTCCTGGATTTAATAGTTCTAGTAATAATGACATTAACAGTAATGCAAATAACCAGTCATTCGTGAGCATGGAGTCATCAAATAATGTCGAGGCATTTCAGCCTGTTGAATCTTCAGTTGTCTCACACCAGATACAGCAAAAGCAGTATATTAGCAGTCAAAATAGTCGTATGTTACATAATATTGGTGGGCATATGGGCAGTGAAATCAGATCTACGTTGCATCAGAAGTCCTATGGATTGTCTAATGGGCCCTTAAATGGAGGTTTGGGGATGATGGGAAACAATATGTCCCTGATGAATGGTCCAGGTACCACTGAAAGCTATTTAAGCGGGACAATGTATGGAAACTTCATCAAACCCATGCATCAACAATCTGACCAAAATATACGACCAGCAATGCAGG GAGATGGATATGAAATTGGTGCGGCTGATGCTGCAGGGTCTGGAAACATGTATGTTTCGGTCACATCTGTTGGGTCAATGATGAACAATCAGGGCTTGAATGCTGTATCCATGCAAATGCAATCCGTTCCGAAAACAAACTCTCCTATGATGACCAGTCAACCGACCATGAACGCAGTTCATCAGATGACAGCTATGAAATCTCAATCTCTTGACCGGTCTGACAAATTGAATTCTCAATCACAGTATTCAGGGAGGGAAAATCTTGTGCATACTCATCAACAACAATTTCAACAGCCATCTCATCAATTTCAGCGCCAGCAACTTGTTCAGCATCAAGTCCAGCAAAATCAGCAAACTCAAAACCAGCTGTTGTCAAAGAATGATACATATGAACAGTCTCAACAAACAGCTAATACAGTTTCCGAGGCAAAGTCTGGGCGTGCAACTGAACTTCGTGGCGATGGCCTGCATTCACAAGTGTCCGATCCCTTCCGTTTTTCTGATACGCAGACTCAGTTTCAACAAAATACTATGGAAAACCAGTCTAGAGCTACAcagttgctgtcacatccatctggtCCACAAGATGTCTGTTCATCGCTAACACAAACTTCAGATCAGATGCAGTTATTACATCCGCAACAGTTTGCTGCTAATTCTCAAAGTGAATTTGCGAATTTCGCCTGTGGCATCCAGTCGGATGCATCATTTCGTGGTCAATGGTATTCTAATTCTCAAGATGTATCTCAAGTGTCAGGAAGACTCCTGAATGATCAAAATGTGCAAGATGAATTTCATCACAGATTAACTGGCCAAGATGTGGCTCAGCTAAATAATTTATCCTCAGAAGAATCAATTATCGGTCAATCTGATGCTTCTAGATCAGTACCCCCGAATTCAAGCAATACAATATCTAGATCTAACAACCTTAACCGTGAACGACAATTCAAAAATCAACAAAGATGGCTATTATTTTTGCTGCATGCGCGTCGATGTTCTGCTCCAGAAGGGAAATGCCAAGAACCTAACTGCATAAAGGTTCGGGAATTGTTGAAACACATGGATTGTTGCAACATATATAAGTGTCCATTCCCTCGTTGCCATGTTACTAAGATCTTAGTGAACCATAAAAGGCTCTGTCGGGATGCAAGCTGCCCAGTTTGTATTCCTGTTTCGAATTTTGTGCAGGCACAACGAAAGGCGTGTGCACATTCTGACATGAATTCGGGTTTACCTGGATCTATCAATGGATCCTGTAAATCTAATGATACTGCTGAAATTGCTGGAAAGACAATTCTGAAGTCTAGCTTGGTGATCGCTGAAACTCCTGAAGATCTACATCCTTCTATTAAGCGCATGAAAATTGAACAAGGCTCCCGATCTCTTGCCTATGAAAATGAAAGTTCTGCTGCACTGGTTTCTGCTGTAGATGAACCTCCTCTCCAGAAGGTGCTGCATATTGACCAGAATCATGATTCTATTCTTCTAATGAAATCTGAAGTTTCTGAATCTAAACTGGAGGTTTCTGTAAGCAATAGACAATTAAGTTCCCAGTTTACTGAAATGAAGCAAGATAACGTGGATGATGCTGATATCAAAAGGCATGAAGGTGATCTATTTTTGTCAAATAACCCTACTAGATTTGTTGTTCAGGAAGTCATTAAGATTGAGAAGGAAACAGTACAAGCTAAGCCAGAAAATTCATCAATACCTTCTGAGAGTACAACCAAGTCCGGGAAGCCCAAAATAAATGGGGTATCAATGACGGAATTGTTTACACCTGAACAAGTCCGGCGGCACATTTCAGGCCTTAGACAGTGGGTAGGCCAG AGTAAAGCAAAAGCAGAAAAGAATCAAGCAATGGAGCATTCCATGAGTGAAAATTCTTGCCAGCTCTGTGCAGTTGAGAAGCTTACTTTTGAACCGCCCCCTATATATTGTACGCCTTGTGGTGCTCGAATTAAAAGAAATGCAATGTATTATACCTTTGGAGCTGGAGAAACTCGTCATTACTTCTGCATTCCATGTTATAATGATTCCCGTGGAGAAGCTGTTGTGGTTGATGGGACTCCCATTCCAAAGGCGAGGAtggagaagaagaaaaatgacgAGGAAACTGAAGAATGG TGGGTACAATGTGACAAATGTGAAGCTTGGCAACATCAAATTTGTACATTATTCAATGGGCGGAGAAATGATGGTGGACAAGCTGAGTACACTTGTCCAAATTGTTATATAATCGAGGTTGAAAAGGGAGAACGCGTGCCATTGCCACAGAGTGCTGTTCTTGGAGCAAAAGATTTGCCTAGAACAATATTGAGTGATCACATGGAGCAGCGATTATTTGCAAAGCTGAAGCAAGAAAGGCAGGATAGGGCAAGGCTTCAAGGCAAATGTTATGATGAG GTTCCAGGAGCGGAAGCTCTTGTTGTGAGAGTGGTGTCATCAGTGGACAAAAAACTGGATGTCAAACCACGGTTCCTTGATATTTTTCAGGAGGAAAATTATCCATTAGAGTTCCCATATAAATCTAAG GTTGTATTATTGTTCCAAAAAATTGAAGGAGTTGAAGTATGCCTATTTGGCATGTATGTTCAAGAATTTGGATCAGAATGCCAGCAGCCAAATCATCGGCGAGTCTACCTGTCATACCTGGATTCTGTTAAATATTTCAGGCCAGAGGTCAAAGCCGTTACTGGGGAGGCTCTTCGGACTTTTGTGTACCATGAAATATTG ATTGGGTACTTGGATTATTGTAAAAAGCGTGGTTTCACTAGCTGCTATATATGGGCGTGCCCGCCTTTAAAGGGTGAAGATTACATTTTGTATTGCCACCCGGAAATTCAGAAGACACCGAAATCAGATAAACTTCGAGAGTG GTATCTAGCAATGTTAAGAAAGGCAAAGGATGAAAAAATTGTCGCCGAGCTTACTAATCTCTATGATCATTTCTTTACTTCTACCGGGGAATGTAGAGCAAAGGTAACTGCATCCCGGTTGCCATACTTTGATGGAGATTATTGGCCTGGTGCTGCGGAGGACATGATATATCAACTGCAACAAGAAGATGATGGGAGAAAACCACATAAGAAGGGAATTATAAAGAAGGCCATAACAAAAAGAGCCTTAAAAGCATCTGGTCAAACTGATCTTTCTGGCAATGCATCAAAAGATTTGCTGTTAATGCATAAA CTTGGAGAGACAATTTTTCCAATGAAGGAAGACTTTATCATGGTTCACTTACAGTATGCTTGCTCTCACTGCTGCATTTTAATGGTGTCTGGAAATCGCTGGGTTTGCAAACAGTGCAAAAGTTTTCATCTGTGTGAAAA GTGCTATGACGCTGAGCGAAAACGTGAGGACAGAGAGAGACATCCTATTAATCAAAAGGACAAGCATGCACTTTATCCT GTTGAAATTAGTGGAGTTCCTGATGATACCAAGGATAAAGATGAAATTCTTGAGAGTGAATTCTTTGACACCAGACAGGCTTTCCTTAGCCTTTGTCAAGGAAACCATTATCAGTATGATACCCTTCGCCGAGCTAAACATTCCTCAATGATGGTCCTCTATCATCTTCACAACCCCACAGCCCCAGCTTTTGTGACAACATGCAATGTGTGTCATCTTGATATAGAATCAGGCCAAGGTTGGCGATGTGAGACATGTCCCGATTATGATGTATGCAATCCTTGCTATCAAAAGGATGGAGGAATTAATCATCCTCATAAACTTACTAATCATCCATCCAATGATCGGGATGCACAAAACAAGGAAGCTAGGGAATTACGAGTTGCGCAG CTGAGGAAAATGCTCGAGCTCCTGGTGCATGCTTCTCAGTGCCGTTCACCGCATTGCCAATATCCAAATTGTCGCAAGGTGAAAGGACTTTTCCGCCATGGCATGCTGTGCAAGACCCGTGCTTCTGGAGGTTGTGTTTTGTGTAAGAAAATGTGGTATCTCCTTCAGCTTCATTCTAGAGCGTGCAAGGAATCCGAATGCAATGTACCACGATGCAG GGATTTGAGGGAGCACATGAGAAGGCTGCAACAGCAATCTGATTCACGACGTCGTGCTGCTGTAATGGAAATGATGAGGCAACGTGCTGCCGAGGTTGCTGGGAGTTCTTGA